The following are encoded together in the Xiphophorus hellerii strain 12219 chromosome 3, Xiphophorus_hellerii-4.1, whole genome shotgun sequence genome:
- the mc5ra gene encoding melanocortin 5a receptor produces MLLSPSEPLGGRICVTAPVSGPSQKWSADRVGIIQSSAAMNRMNTSTYQEEELLGNSTWTYHHQNHTPTVPLLQDKASTLKPAACEQVHIAVEVFLILGIISLLENIMVITAIVKNKNLHSPMYFFVCSLAVADMLVSVSNAWETIIIYLLNNRQLVVEEHFIRQMDNMFDSMICISVVASMCSLLAIAVDRYVTIFYALRYHNIMTVRRAGCIIGGIWTFCTGCGIVFIIYSETTPVIICLVSMFFAMLLIMASLYSHMFMLARSHVKRIAALPGYNSIHQRTSMKGAITLTILLGIFIVCWAPFFLHLILMISCPRNLYCVCFMSHFNMYLILIMCNAVIDPLIYAFRSQEMRKTFKEIICCYSLRNACSNLCSLTGKF; encoded by the exons GTCCGTCCCAAAAATGGTCTGCAGATAGAGTGGGGATTATTCAGAGTTCAGCGGCGATGAACAGGATGAACACGTCGACGTaccaggaggaggagctgctgggtAACTCCACCTGGACCTACCATCACCAGAACCACACCCCCACCGTGCCGCTGCTGCAGGACAAGGCCTCCACCCTCAAACCCGCAGCCTGTGAGCAGGTCCACATTGCTGTGGAG GTGTTTCTGATCCTGGGGATCATCTCACTGCTGGAAAACATCATGGTCATCACGGCAATAGTGAAGAACAAGAACCTCCACTCACCCATGTACTTTTTTGTCTGCag TCTGGCTGTGGCAGACATGCTGGTGAGCGTGTCCAACGCATGGGAGACCATCATCATTTACCTGCTGAACAACAGGCAGCTGGTGGTGGAGGAGCACTTCATCAGACAGATGGACAACATGTTCGACTCCATGATCTGCATCTCGGTCGTGGCGTCCATGTGCAGCCTGCTGGCCATCGCCGTGGACAG GTATGTCACCATCTTCTATGCTCTGAGGTACCACAACATCATGACGGTGAGGAGAGCAGGCTGCATCATTGGAGGAATCTGGACCTTCTGCACCGGCTGTGGGATCGTCTTCATCATCTACTCTGAGACCACCCCCGTCATCATCTGCCTGGTGTCCATGTTCTTTGCCATGCTGCTCATCATGGCCTCCCTCTACAGCCACATGTTCATGCTGGCCCGCTCGCACGTCAAGCGGATCGCCGCGCTGCCGGGCTACAACTCCATCCACCAGCGCACCAGCATGAAGGGCGCCATCACCCTCACCATCCTCCTGGGCATCTTCATCGTCTGCTGGGCCCCCTTCTTCCTGCACCTCATCCTGATGATCTCCTGCCCCCGCAACCTCTACTGCGTGTGCTTCATGTCCCACTTCAACATGTACCTCATCCTCATCATGTGCAACGCCGTGATCGACCCGCTGATCTACGCCTTCAGGAGTCAGGAGATGAGGAAGACGTTCAAGGAGATAATCTGTTGCTACAGCTTAAGAAACGCCTGCAGCAACCTTTGCTCCCTCACCGGTAagttctga